The Desulfobacterales bacterium nucleotide sequence GTTGATATGGTCGTGGCTTGGCGCATATATCATCTGACCATGCTGGGCCGAGAGACACCAGAGGTGCCCTGCACAGTGTTCTTCAAAGATATCGAGTGGAAAGCGCTGTGTTGCTATGTCAACAAAACGCCAATTGCTCCTGAAGAACCGCCAACTTTGCGCGAGGCGATCTACATGATCGGATCTATGGGCGGCCATCTGGGAAGAAAAAGTGATGGCTTCCCTGGCACCCAAACTCTCTGGCGAGGCCTGCAGCGTTTGGAGACGGCAACTGAGATATACGGCATCCTGACTCAACAACATCCTCCTCCAATGAAAAACGGACCCTAACCCCCCTGTGTCAAGTGTGGGTAAAGCTCAGCTTTGTAAAGGGGGGCGAGGGGGGATTTTAAACGAATTCGGCACCAAAGATACTCCTCATATTTAATATTTTCCAGCGCTTTCTTTAATGAATGACCGAGGCCCCAAATAGGAAGTATTATCATTTACTTGCTTTTTCATTTGTGCTAATTAAATTGAGTAAAGCTTAGTTCTTTCCAGATTCAGTTTCCTTGACGTTCCTTTTTAAACAGGCATAATTAACAATTGAAACTACGTATGAATTCCACCAAAGCAATGCGTTCAGCCGACCGGGTCGACCGGCTGGTGGTTCTGCCTTTTATGAAGTCGGTGGAAATTGCATTTAAAAGCATCAAGGTCCGCTTTTTTCGATCCCTGATCACCACCATGAGCCTGGTGCTGGCCGTCTCTTTTTTAAGCTTTGTGAACGTAACCAACGATGTGGCCAACGGCCTGCTGGCCACCCGGGATTTTAACCTGCGCCAAGCCCTGATTCAATCCGGATACGACCTCGGTCCCCGGGACACCCGGGTTGAAAGCGGCCCCAAGCAGCGCTGGATCGTCATTCTATCCCTGCTGGTATGCGTGGTGGGGATCGTCAACGCTCAGCTCATGGCGGTTACGGAGCGATTTCGCGAGATCGGCACCATGAAATGCCTCGGAGCGCTGGACCGTTTTGTTCTGCGCCTTTTTCTGCTGGAAGCCGGCATGCAGGGAATCGCCGGCGCCGGCGCCGGCAGTCTGCTGGGGGCCCTGTTTGCCCTGCTGAGCGGCCTGCTGCATTTCGGCTCAGTAGCGCTGAATAACATTTCGTGGGCCCATGTAGTTAATTCACTGCTGCTGGCAACGGGGGTGGGATGCCTGCTGAGCCTTCTGGGCGTTCTGTATCCGGCTCTGGTGGCCGCAAAAATGCAGCCGGTGGAAGCCATGCGGGTCGAACAATAACCGGGAGATCTCGTTAGCTACCTACTTTTATACGATGGCGAAAGCCTTCACATTCGTTAAACGAAAATTTCGATGTCCTTTGCGGGTTGTCCGTTGTCCGTAGAGAATGGTAAACAAATCGGAACTGATCAAGCGTACAGACCTGAATGAGTAATCAGCCTTCAGTCTTTAGCCTATTCGCCTGTGTAATTACAAGTAGCCAAATTTTTAATTTATAGATCGTAAAGGCCGGAATAACAAGGCATCCTCATGACAGTTAAAAACGAATCACGCAACATTGTCCGGGTTTCCGGAGTCACCAAAACATTCAAACTGGGTAAAATAGACGTTACCGCGCTAAAGGGTATCGACCTTGAGATTGCTGCCGGTGAATATATTTCCATAATGGGACCGTCCGGTTCAGGCAAAAGCACCCTTTTCAACATGATCGGCGGTCTTGACAAACCCACCGCCGGCAAGGTCTTTATCGACGAGGTCGACATCGCCCAGCTGGACGCCTATGAGCTGGCCTGGCTGCGTTGCCGCAAAATCGGTTATATTTTTCAAACGTTTAATATTATTCCGGTGATGACCGCCCTTGAAAACGTTACCCTTCCCATGACATTTGCCGGCATGAATAACGACCGGGCCGTTGAAAAGGGGTTGCAGCTCCTGAAACTGGTAGGGCTCGGGGATCGGTTCAGCCACAAGCCGTTTGAACTTTCCGGCGGCCAGCAGCAGCGGGTCGCCGTTGCCCGTGCCCTGGCCAACGATCCCGCCATTATCCTGGCGGACGAACCCACCGGCAACCTGGATCTGACCACCGGCGAAGAGATCATCAAGCTGCTCAAACAGCTCAGCCGGGAAAGAAACGTCACCGTCATATCCGCCACCCATGACCTTAAAATGCTGAATGTTTCGGATCACGTGGTCTGGATACGTGACGGCCGTGTCGATAAAATCGAAAGCCGCGAAGAACTCTCCATTTCGGTCGGCCAGATCGATATTCGCAAATAACAGGCGGAGGACATGTCAACCGTTTTCACTTTCATCCATCAGCGCCGCAACACTCGGCGCCGTATCTTTTTGATGGGGATACTGCTGGGTGCTATTCAACTGGCGTCCCTCCTGACCCCACTTCCGGCCGGCGCCCGGGTGGAGGCAGCGCATCCCAATGGTTTTATGGATGACATTCGGTCCCTGTCGGCCCTGGGGGATCGAAGCACCGGGACCCCGGGCAACAAGGCTGCCGCTGAATACATTCATAAACGGTTTTCCGATCTCGGATTTAAGGAAATCGGCGTTCATCAGTTTTCCGTCCCGGTTCTTCAGCATCAAAACAGCACCCTCTTTTTAGCGGATCAAAATCTGAACATCCCCCTTTTCCCGATCCGGAGCAACGCCGTTTCCCCCGGCACCATACCGCCCCAGGGTTTTTCAGGACCGCTGGTCTATGTCGGTTCCGGCAACCTGGCCGACTTTAACGGCAAGACGCTGGAAGGGGCCATCGTTCTGATGGAACTCGACTCCGGCAAAAACTGGCAAAATGCTGCCAACTTCGGCGCCAAAGCTTTGATTTATATCGACCGGGGCCCGACCTCCAAAACGTTTTTCAGGGAAAAAATGGAATTTTCACCGATCCCCTTTCCGCGTTTCTGGTTACCGCTCCAGAAGGCTCGGGAGCTTTTCGGGCAATTCGAGTCTGCCGGAAACGGCCCGGTAGCTCCTGTAGTTCGCCTGAACTCGGATATCCTCTGGCAGGAAGCGGTCGCTGAAAACATCTATTGCCTGGTCCCCGGCAGCAACGCCGAAAACAGCGAAGATCTCCTGCTGGTGGAAGCTTTTTACGACAGCACCCCTTTGGTCGCCGAACGTTCACCCGGAGCTGATGAGGCCGTCGGCATCGCCACCCTCCTGGATTTAGCCCGCACACTCAAGGAAAACCCGCCCAAAAGACCCATCCTGCTGGTGGCAACCGGCGGACATGCCCAGACCCTGGCCGGTATGCGCGAACTCATCTGGAGCATATGGGAACGCTCCAAGGAGATTCGGGACCGCAAAAAATATTTTAGGGAAATCGTTAAGAATACCCAAAAGGTCATCACGGGGCTTAAAGCATTTTCTCCGGGCGAACCTGTCGCTGCCGACGCGGCAGAAAAAACCCTGGACGGCGCGATAAAGGATGCCGTCATCGAACGGATTAAAACCGAAGTGGATTTGATTTCACGGATGCTCATGCGGCTGCGGATGCAGGAGCAGGATGAGGGCAAAAAGCAAACGATCCAGGCGCTGGCCCAGCAGCGGTTGGTCCTGCGCCGCTTGAGCTGGCGGTCCGATTTTAACAATCTGACCCCGGAAGAACGGCTGAAGCTGGAAATAATTGTCCCCCTTGCCGTCAAAGACCAGCAGGCGATTCTGGCCGATGCCAAAAAGCAGCGGGACCAGCTTAACAGCGCCGGCGATTTTCGCTCCATTGCCAGGACCAAAGAAATCGGCGCGGTGGTTTCTCTGCATCTCTCCAGCCACGGGGACGGTTTCGGCGCCTTTAACAGCGGCTGGCTTTACCCGTTAAAGCCAACGATTAACCGGGTATCGGCCTATAGCGCGCTGGACAGCGTCCTGCGGGAAAGTGCCGTAAACCTGGAACAATCCCTTGGGTCTCCCGGATTTTTTCAAGATACCCTTCGGCCCAGCAGCCGCCGGCCCTGGCGAAGCTATTTCCTGGACAATCCCCCCATGGGCGGTGAAATCAGCGCCCTGGCCGGGTACCTGGGTGTTACCTTTGCCACCGTCAATGATGCCCGAAACTATTGGGGAACCCCTTATGACCGGCCCGACACCGTCAATATTGAATTTGCCGCCCGCCAGAGCGCCATGGTTTCCGGTCTCATCGGCGCCATGGCCCAGGCG carries:
- a CDS encoding FtsX-like permease family protein, producing MNSTKAMRSADRVDRLVVLPFMKSVEIAFKSIKVRFFRSLITTMSLVLAVSFLSFVNVTNDVANGLLATRDFNLRQALIQSGYDLGPRDTRVESGPKQRWIVILSLLVCVVGIVNAQLMAVTERFREIGTMKCLGALDRFVLRLFLLEAGMQGIAGAGAGSLLGALFALLSGLLHFGSVALNNISWAHVVNSLLLATGVGCLLSLLGVLYPALVAAKMQPVEAMRVEQ
- a CDS encoding ABC transporter ATP-binding protein, with the translated sequence MTVKNESRNIVRVSGVTKTFKLGKIDVTALKGIDLEIAAGEYISIMGPSGSGKSTLFNMIGGLDKPTAGKVFIDEVDIAQLDAYELAWLRCRKIGYIFQTFNIIPVMTALENVTLPMTFAGMNNDRAVEKGLQLLKLVGLGDRFSHKPFELSGGQQQRVAVARALANDPAIILADEPTGNLDLTTGEEIIKLLKQLSRERNVTVISATHDLKMLNVSDHVVWIRDGRVDKIESREELSISVGQIDIRK
- a CDS encoding IS4 family transposase, whose product is VDMVVAWRIYHLTMLGRETPEVPCTVFFKDIEWKALCCYVNKTPIAPEEPPTLREAIYMIGSMGGHLGRKSDGFPGTQTLWRGLQRLETATEIYGILTQQHPPPMKNGP